DNA sequence from the Uloborus diversus isolate 005 chromosome 1, Udiv.v.3.1, whole genome shotgun sequence genome:
ACTTGATTATTGACTGGAATTATTTACTCTAGAAACTTAATTCTTTCAGTGCTAACAGTCTTTCTCAAGATGCTAATAGGAAGAGATTACTTGCTAAAGATGTTTTTGATGCTTTGAAGGATcttgacatggattttttaattcctccTTTGCATAATTCTTTGCTAGGTTAGTACAACTTATGAGATTTAGAAGTCTTAACTTGAAAAGTTCATAAAACCATGAAAATTGATGTAAAgatctaaaaaacttttttaaaaaataattttaaacttatgtTATATTTATGTCAAGAGATTGAGcagaaatacacaaaaaaaaaaattatacccaCAATGTAAATTTTCTCGTACATGTGAACTGACACAATGTATAAAAATTGTAAGAACGAAAAAGCAAGCCTGAACTTGGCTTCATAGAATAAAAAAATCTAGATACAATTTTAGtgaaaatctctacatagtataaaatgaagtccccaaaaagcgtctgtgtgtttgaactcgcaaaactcgagaactacccggccgattgtgctgaaattttcagtttgttcctttaagtcctgaaaagatTTGCAGACCAGTtagaataaaattcgatgaatagttctttttttattctaatttacttctaatttttacataaattgtcaaatatgggggtaaaaaattacttgcacatacagggtggcgacaggaattctgaaaaaaagttccctgacttttccctgatttccctgattaagttcaccaaatttccctgatttacgctaccaatgataatggttttctttctttactctacttgaaatccattgtatgtttgtataaaatgcagtattttaaacgttttaagttgtgtaaagttgctaaactaaagatatattttaaaaagatgctacttttttaataaaatggttaaaaaaacatatcaagtcaattttttcggagaaaaaaaaacttattaaatttttctagatggaaagattatagaaaattaagaaaaaaaaactttacttccagaaatcacttagcataagaattttaagaaactattaaaattactcttaaaaacatatgtgtatttaagatagaactaaaaagtaattgaaattattttgaactaagttttcaaacagtataataattattGCAAGAATAAcgagtaatagtgaaagaatagaagtaatgtagtcattcttatataactaatcgACATATTGAtgaaaaacagatgaaaccatttgacatccattcatagttagcttttctctaatcaagaacataggttttaatgaatgaatacagcattttaacaataaaaaataaagatatttacttaagtacacgaGTTAATtccatttcaaatgatttcagtatgtaacgaaaaaaaatattagattacttttgtaacaaagaactttgaaatgcaagaaaacaaaaagaaaaaaacaattagttaatttcaaaatatataaaagaagaatacaacttagttataaaattaaagaatcacttaagtctgaagaaaagaaaacctttatcatctgcggcgacaacaaatagtataacggcaaaaaaacgaagtttttttttattgaaagttcaactttagcaattaaattacaaacacgaagaagtaataacttttaaacttttatagtattaattcaaaaaccaaagatttcttattgaaatcgtgattacagtacactaattacttcgagacaatggaataaaggccaaggagctaaggcattaatgaaggcttcctctttgcctgtatgattgtttattttatgtagcagtgaaagcgtaaaaggaaatttcaagctaagtaaaataaacaacctaacagacacagaagcaatcttaggaagttcatcctgtggttaataagtaagattcaatactttgacgttgagggaaaaagatgcacaaatatgcggcagtgtataatcgcatctcattttactttttcttttgaacagataattgacggaaaatgcgtagggaattagagtacttaattttgtaaagcaaaaaaaaaaaaattttcttcataaaatcaaatttccctgattttttgttattttttcaaaattccctgacttttccctgattaataaagttccctgacttttccctgatcttcctcatttccctgatctgtcgccactctgacatattaatattacatatcgttagaaagggtagaattttccgcgttctacgcagtttgtttcaatgctctaactttattacgacgggagttatttgcgtttttagctcgaatttttttaggcttagctgaaatttaggtactactttctacattaaataaatcaataaaaagtgaaagaattgtcccacagttttctttttgacgccattggacaaatcaaccttttttactccagatctaactcgacctatggtcgaaaaaataagcttttatctcaaaaggaaaaaagttacaagcctttttaaatcaagtttaaggaatcacgattccattcaaattgtgaaccattttctttcgcattttaattccttaatcttattttattttgtgtttccatggttacgcattttagatcatctttctggatttaatttcttaaagtattttaatatctgtcgtcattgtttggaagggaaatcatgatggtttttttttagttatttttacgcCTGAtagttgaatatacgtcacttgacgcaatttttattttcaaggtagaccgggcaaagccgggcaaatcAGCTAGTGAATAATAACCGTAACATTTTATGTGTTAATGAAGTTTATACAGAATTTACCTTtttgagtgtacaaaaaaaaaaaaaaaaactagtcaatcatacttgaaaaaaaatctacagtaatgattgaaaaattccaagtgtttgaaattcaatttagtgatgtgagaaatgttttttttctaactgcatagttacagaaaatttaaaagcatgcaCAGTATAAGCAGCACACAAATAGATCAACCTTTATAAAACTCATAACTTACCTGAAGAAAGGATGATAATAGAGAAACTAATTAAGAGAGCTAGTTTGTATCCTGTAATTAACATATTATAGAGGTTCTTACTGATAGAGTAAGATCGTTGAATTTTCATTCATTGCCTAAACAATGCAGTGCTTATAAAATATTTAgttcttagagatttttttttttacatagcttATCGTCAATGTTTGGAGACAAAAAAAcaagtgaaagaaaataaaagaaaatctaatCAAAAAGAAGATGAAGCAGAAGATATTGAAGTTGAAGTTATTGAACAACCCGAACTTATCGATGTTGCTTCAGATTCTGAAAGTGAAAATGAAGATGATGTGAATGTTGTTTCAGACAGTAGTGATGAATAAAATTATAAGCAGCTACAGTACTGATATATTTTCCATTATGAAAATACTTTACAGCATGTAAATTCATTACACATTTCGAATCAcagcaaataatttttcataaatatttttttttcatggaccAAATCATCGCTACAGCAGTCTTATATGATTGTTTATAAATGGagtatttttggaatttaaaaagaatttcgtAGTTTTACAATAAGTAAACTTTTCTTCAATGTAACACACTATTAATGAActgtaggcgccgcttaatgtgatcacggtaaATGTTATCAGAATGACGAAGTTCCGGAACACTTGTACACTAACATGTGTTTCAAAAATCGGATATTGTGATTAGCGTcgtcgtttattgttatcacgtTTTCatgaactttgaaatttttccctttttttgttcCTCAATCAACAGAAATACAAAGGCAAACATTGACATGCAGCTTCTGGGAAAATAAGCTCCCGTCTTATCAACAAAGcagaagaatttttctccctgtccagttacactaaaaacttcactctaaacgtgaaatacaccaccagctcagttaattccagccgaggactgcagtttcgtgcttattagcactcattagcccggcacagaagtgactgagctggaggtgaaaaacctaaACGGTCAAACATTTTAGCCATAGAGAAAAAGTGGCATGATTTAACTTTTAcgggaaaaatttaaaacactttgaGAATTTAACCATGATGAGTCAAAGCAGTACAACTAAAAATTTCTTagccattactttgtaagttacaaaaaaaaaaaaaaaaatgtgatgagattaaaaacaaagtgaagctgaatgaaaatttaaacaagcgAAACCGTGCTAGAAAAGATGGTGAAGTTCAGTCTGCTTTGAAACTGTAGTTTCCGAATGCCAGAGTAAAGGGTGTGTGAGTAAACGTTCTGTTCATGcagaaaaaattttactttaaaaactttttttcttatttttaaaatgggcaaaaaagAATTTGTTACATCGGACGAATCAATGGAAAAAGGAAACTATTCCATTCTGCtactttataattttaaactgCGTTTAATTGagtcattgtaattttaatttgtagttgtaaaaataaatacttcttAACTGATTAAATCTTCATTTTGAGCatcctggattcttttcgactattgttatcaatcggttattgttatcaaattatatttgtccccaagtgatcacattaagtggcGCCTTCTGTACTGTATAAGATGATTTTCCTGTTGTAGAAAATATTGCAAtagcattttctgaaaaagcttCTTCTATTTTCTGTATATATATTAAGGTGCATATTTTCTTCATTGCCTTTTTTCTGTTAACATACAAAAAATGATCTTtgtaaaatattagaaaaaaaatgtacctgTTCATTCTTCGTCTAAAATTCATCTGTTATTATgtgtatttttcaattattaaatcaTCATCTTTCTAGAATGTAGAAATGTATTCTTTCATAAAAATGCAAGCCTTCAAGCATAAACAATCCTAGTCCTTTAAGAACCAGTAGGTTCTTGAGTTTACAATGATTAGTTAAAGTGAAACTTCTTTTTCTgtgtaaatacagtagaagaccgttataacacacACTTTGgaaccagagcttttgcgttatacaggttattgcattatatagatcatatcacaaattttgaaactaatactcggaatatatctatatattagcacttcaaaatgcattttatctgcaatgagtattaaagcaccaatattactattagtcattcacaaataaaatgTTCCAGAATCAAAAGAAAGTGCGTTATCCTGctcttctgctagcttcatggttcgCATAACAGCTgtattttcaagagccatctggtattttctgttaactatgagtactaattttcaatttaaaagctttaaaactaagATGgcaagatgaaaaactttcaagatTTAATTTGCCTAGcactttttatgtttgcaaagcaaaacagagggattttttaaacttcaaaacctattctttacatctgaaaagttgtgcggtttatagagaattttttgttatatatgtcggcgttataacggtcttctactgtatgtcAATATTCTCTGATTCCCTGCTCACAtagtgataaatattttaaacttttttatttaacctAAAGGTCTTGGTATGGGTTGTCCTTagtgttcaaacaaaaattcttaaATGCACAATTCTTATTCAACAGATTACTGCTGTCAAATGTTTTTTCAGTAGGCAATTTCTAATCCTGTTGATGTTACCTAACGTGATATAGGAGTTAGGGAAGCTCTCAAGTTTAAATTAAACATATCTCAAAGCAAGAGTTTTACTTGACCGTAACTTGAATGttgacaataatttaaaattaacataGCACATTTACCCagttttaagataatttttatttaaaagtttgaaaagatGCAGGCACTCATCTAACTTCagatcataaattttgttttgtcctaTATGTTTATCATATTGCTCCCTTTAGTCTTGATCACAGTAGCAGCAAGGTATTCCTTCAGCATATGATAATGCTTCAATGCAATACTTAAAAGTTCATAACTTTACATGTACAGTCTATTTTTGTAGGTTTGTTCAAAGGTGCTTTAAAACTTtgtactttctttttaaatatatatatatattttaataattaacattttaaaacaaactgtGCTATAATAAACTTAAAACTCACGAAAATCTATCTGATCAGGAAAAGCTTTTAGAgacatttgataatatttttctgccatataatttaaaaaaaaaaaaaaaaaaaaaaaacacaaaaagttACATAATATTCATGTAATAATTTCCCATTTCTTGCAAAAAACATGTAGTCTCTATAGTGTagtataaaatgaatcaaaatattaagattttatggatttattttcaatatacaagtatttaacAATGCAATATGTTAAATCGCATAAAAATACTAAGAACTTCATGTGACATAATATAAGAAAACAATAATATTTATCACAATTATATTACATAAAACTTGGTTCACTGGTATCAATTTTGGTttttaacaacaataataaacatGTTATGAAAGAACTCGATATTTAACATAgaaaaatttgaatatatattttaaatggtgaatatatttgtatacaaataaatcattttattttcttatgttaacTGAATGACTAAGAATCAATTGTTTTAACTTCTCTGATCATTTTTATCTGAATAATTGCTTTGAGGTTTTCTCAAAGCAATTAGTCGTGCATACAGTAAGTGAATGTAAAAGTGTTATAagcttcagattaaaaaaatccaattgatCAACTAGCCGAATTTGATAGCTCTCATTTTTATGAGAATGAATGTGAACCTACTTTTGGCAGCTGTGCAGATGTCAATAA
Encoded proteins:
- the LOC129225782 gene encoding DNA polymerase epsilon subunit 3-like, translating into MAQKPEDFNLPVSAISKIVKDAIPEGVRVTDGAKIALSKAASVFVLFATSSANSLSQDANRKRLLAKDVFDALKDLDMDFLIPPLHNSLLAYRQCLETKKQVKENKRKSNQKEDEAEDIEVEVIEQPELIDVASDSESENEDDVNVVSDSSDE